The Phormidium yuhuli AB48 DNA window CAATGGGCTGTTGCAAACTGGTAAAGAGGTCATCGTAGACGCGCATGAGTCGTCCTTGTCCTACGGCGGCTACCGCTTGTTTGGTGGCCAGACGACGGGGGCGATCGCTCAACCCGAGGCGAGCGCAACCGACCCCCACGGCACCGGAGGAGACGAGAACCAGTCGGTGTCCTTGACGACGCAGTTGGGTGAGGGTTTCGACTAAACGAGCCAGGGTGGATAGGGCAAGATCGCCACTGTCAGGCTGAGTTAGGCTAGAAGTCCCAATTTTGAGGACAAGGGTTTGAGACATGAAGGGTATCCGTTGGGGAGGCTCAGGGGTGAGTTGGTCGGTTAGGCCTCATGGATGAGGCTGGTGAGAGCGTCTTGCATCTCCTCAATGGTAGTGGTGGCGGTTCCGAATTGACGCACCACCAGACTGGCGGCGAGATTCCCGAGAACCACGGCTTCCCAGAGGGAGGAGCCTGAGGCCAGAGCTAGGGTGAGGGCGGCGACGACGGTATCTCCGGCTCCAGTGACGTCGAAGACATCAGTCCGATTGAAGGCGGGGATATGTTCAGTGGCGCCTGAACGTTGGAAGAGTGTCATTCCATCGCCACCTCGGGTGATGAGAATGGCCTCGGCTTGGGTGCGTTCTAGGAGATCGGCCCCGGCTTGTTGCAGGCTTGGCTCGTCGGTGATGGAATAGCCAACTTCTAGCTCAGCTTCTGGGAGGTTGGGGGTAAAGAGGCTGGCCTGTTGATAGCGAGTTAGGTGATTCTGGGTATCGACAATGGTGCGATCGCCCCCTAAAGCACTCTGAATCACTTTGGGGGTGAGAACGCCGTCGCCATAATCGGAACAGACGACGGCGGCGACGGTTGGATGCTGTTGCTGGATATAGTCGGCCAGTTGCTGCTGTAAGTCTGGATGGGGAAGGGTATCGGATTTGCGATCAAGCCGTAGCACCTGCTGGGTAACGGACTGACGCGCATGGGCGGAAATGCGAGTTTTGGTGACGGTGGGCCGTTGGCGATCGATGAAAATCCCTCCAGTGTCGATTCCGGCGGCCTGGAAAATCTGCACCAGAGCCTGTCCCTGTTCATCATCCCCCACCAATCCCGCGACGGAGATCTGGCCGCCGAGTTTGGCCAAGTTATAGACGGCGTTGGCCCCGCCTCCGGGGACTCGGCGGGTGGATTCATGGCGAATAATGGGAACTGGGGCTTCTCGGGAGATACGTTCGACTTCCCCGGTGACAAATTCATCCAGGGTTAAATCTCCCACCACAAGAATTTGGGCATTGCAGAATTGCTCAAGGCGTTCGAGGAGTTGCACTTCTGCTGCTTTGAGGCGATCGTGGAAGGGGTCAGCTTGGGTTCGATGAGCATCAACCATGGAAGGGTAACCAGTGACAACGGAGGGACGACAGGGGAGTAGGTTCGCCCCATCGATTATTTCATGAATGTTGTCAGGATAGGCCCTAGATTCCCAAGATGAGCCGGAGTGATATCTTGAGGATGGTCGGCTAGGTTCCCCTTAACCCCAACGTTTCAGATTGTTTACTGTTGATTCACCATTAACCTGTTCGAGTTCTTGGGCGAGATTCACCGCGACTCTTCAATCCATCATAAAATTTTGTAAATCTTCAATTGTGATGTTCAAGTCTTGAGCAAACTCAGGAACGGGCAACCTCTCGGTTGGATTAGCAAAAAATTGGGGCTGCTGTCCGGGTTGATAACTGAGAACGGTTAAACTATCCGGGTCAATAATCCAACCCAATTCAGTCCCAGAATCTAAACAGTGTAAAATCTTACCCGTGAGAAGATTTTGCGCTTGCTTAGGGGAGAGAATCTCAATCATCCAGGGCGGGGGAACGAAAATTCCGTTGGTGACTGATCCGGTTTCATCACGAGGAATCTTATCCCAAGTAATCACAACGATATCTGGGACAATCGAGCGTCCTGAGAACGTTACCCGGAGTTCGGGGAAGGCTCGGGCAATTTTAGCTTTCCGCAAGCTGGTATTAATGCAAGCGGTTAAATCACCTTGAATACTACTATGTTTACATTGTGGTATGGGCTTCTGAATGATTTGTCCCTCGATATATTCACTCGCCGGTTTGGTTTCGGGTTGGGCGAGGAAGGCTTCGAGGGGGATGGCGGCGACTGGAGTTTGAACCATGGGGCTGAGTCTCCTGTGTGATAACTCCCCTTTTACTATAACTTTGACCAACTTTGACAGCTAGGGTGATGTGCGAATGGGCGATCGGTATTAAGATGAAAGCCAAGCTGCTCCTCATCCTGAAACGCCTGTGATTGTTGCGCAACCGATCGCCCCCTATCATCTAACCCCCACTCGACCCCCCTATGTGGAAGTTCTCGTGGACTGTCCGGGGTCGGAAAAACTGTTTACTTACGCCATTCCTGAGGAATTAGAGGTCGAACCGGGGGATATTCTCTCGGTTCCCTTTGGTTCGCAGCAAGTCGGGGCGATCGCCATCGGATTTCGTAGCAGTCCTCCCCCAGATTTAGACCCCACTCGCATCAAAGCGGTGGACGATATCATCACCCGAGGCTTCTTTCCCCCTCACTATTGGCAACTTCTCGAACAGGTGGCAGACTACTATTACACGCCCCTGATGCAAGTGATTCGCGTCGCCCTTCCCCCCGGACTTCTACAGCGATCGCAACGCCGCATTCGCCTCAACCCCGAGGCGATTACCCCTGGTGCAGAACAGTTCCTTTCTCCTATCGCCCGCCGGGTTCTCGCTCTTCTGCAAAATGGAAAATCAGACCACTATAGCGCCACCTATGTACAGCAAAAAATTCCTGGAGCCAGTCGAGGAATTCGAGATTTAGTGCAACGAAATTATGCTCAAAGTTACCTAGAAACACCTCGTCCTGCTCAACCCAAACTCAAACAGGCGGTGATTCTTATCGATGTTTCTCCAATTGTCTATACAGAACTCACCAAACGTCAGAAGGAAGTACTGATTATCCTCCGACGTCATGGAGGGGAACTCTGGCTAACGGATTTATTACAAATTGCCCGCACCACTCGCCCAACTATCAGTAATTTAGAACGTTGCGGCTGTCTCGTAGTCGAAGGGCGAGAAGTGTTGCGGCGAGAGAGGGGGGTTAGTGTTGCGGCTGATGGGGCCAAAGACCTGACCCCAGCGCAATCTCAGGCGTTGCAGCAGATTCTGCAACAGTCTAACTACTGTGAGATGTTGTTACATGGCGTTACGGGGTCTGGGAAAACTGAAGTCTATTTGCAGGCGATCGCCCCCATTTTAGCCCAACAAAAATCCGTCCTAATTCTAGTTCCTGAAATTGGCCTAACCCCTCAACTGACCGATCGCTTCCGGGCCCGTTTCGGCGATCGCGTGTTTGTCTATCACAGCGCCCTATCCGAGGGTGAACGTTTCGATACCTGGCGACAGATGCTCACTGGAGAGCCGCAAGTCGTCATCGGAACCCGATCCGCCATTTTCTGCCCTCTACCCCGTCTCGGGCTAATTGTACTAGATGAAGAACATGATAGTAGTTTCAAACAAGACCGTCCCGCCCCCACCTATCATGGGCGAACGGTAGCGAAATGGCGTGCAAAATTAGAAGATTGCCCCTTAATTTTAGGCTCAGCAACCCCATCCTTAGACACCTGGTTAGACTGCCGCCAAATCCACCCGCAACGTCACTACCTTTCTCTCCCCGAGCGAGTCCAAGCTCGACCCATGCCCCCCATTGAAATTATCGACTTACGGGGAGAACTCCAACGGGGCAATCGCTCCATTTTTAGTCTAACCCTGCAACAAGAACTCAGGAGATTACAAGAAACAGGGAAACAAGGAATTTTATTCATCCACCGCCGAGGACATAGTAGTTTTGTCTCCTGTCGCAGTTGCGGTTATGTCATTGAATGTCCCCATTGTGACGTCTCCTTATCCTATCACCATACCCATGAAGGAGCCAGTCAGTTATTGCGCTGCCACTATTGCGGCTATACCCGTCAACATCCCCGCACTTGTCCTGAATGTGGTTCCCCCTATCTTAAGTTTTTTGGCAGTGGAACCCAACGAGTCATGCAGGAACTAGCTCGCAATTTTCCTGAATTAAATGCCATTCGTTTTGACAGTGATACGACGCGAAATAAGGGTACACATCGAGCTTTGTTAACTCGTTTTGCTCAGGGAGAAGCTCAGTTATTGGTGGGAACTCAGATGTTAACCAAGGGGTTAGATTTACCCTCGGTGTCTCTCGTGGGAATTGTCGCCGCTGATGGACTGTTGAACCTCTCAGATTATTGGGCCGGGGAACGGGCCTTTCAAACCTTAACTCAGGTGGCGGGCCGCGCCGGACGGGGGGACGACCCTGGACGGGTGATTCTGCAAACCTATACCCCGGAACATCCGGTGGTGCAAGCAGTTCAGCGTTATGACTATGCTGAATTTGTCGAGGCGGAATTGGAACAGCGGGAGGCGTTGGACTATCCCCCTTATGGCCGGTTGCTGTTGGTGCGTTTGAGTAGTTTGGATGGGGAGTTAGTCGAAGCCACAGCGATGCAGATGGGGGAGATGTTGCAGGAGGATGGGGCCCGTTCCGGGGAATATGAGGTGCTTGGACCAGTTCCGGCGACGGTGTTGCGGGTGTCGGACCGCTATCGTTGGCAGATTTTGTTGAAGTTTCCCAGTCAGGACCGGGTGGAGTTACAGGGCCAGTTGCAGCGGTTGCGCGATGTCTGTCCGCCGAAGGTTCGCTTGGCGGTGGATGTGGACCCGTTGAATTTTGGCTGAGGTCTGGCCAAAACTGTGGCCAAAAGATGTTGGCCAAGGGAAAAAATCTGCTACTGTGACAATCAGATTTGAGACATCCAGACGTGCAACCGAGGTAGATCATGCGAATTCTCTTTGTTGGGGCAGAAGCCGCACCACTGGCTAAAGTGGGCGGAATGGGCGATGTGGTGGGCGCACTCCCCCGGTATTTACGGAAACTGGGCCATGATGTGCGGGTGTTTATGCCCTATTACGGTTTCCTCCCTGACAAACTTGAGATTCCCGAGGATCCGATTTGGTGGGGCTACGCCATGTTCCAACACTTCGCCATCTACGAAACGAAACTCCCCAAGAGCGATGTTCCCCTCTATCTGTTTGGCCATCCGGCGTTCATGCCCCGTCGCATTTATCATGGGGATGATGAAGATTGGCGGTTCACCCTCTTTTCCAATGGGGCGGCGGAGTTTGCCTGGAATTACTGGAAACCTGATATCATCCATTGTCATGATTGGCACACCGGCATGATTCCGGTCTGGATGAATCAATCTCCTGACATTACCACGGTGTTTACGATTCATAACTTGGCCTATCAAGGTCCCTGGCGGTGGTATCTCGATCGCATTACCTGGTGTCCTTGGTATATGCAAGGCCATAACACCATGGCCGCTGCGGTACAGTTCGCCAACAAGGTGAATACGGTCTCCCCCACCTACGCGGAACAGATTAAAACCGCTGAATATGGGGAAAAAATTGAGGGGTTGCTCTCATTCATTAGTGGCAAACTCAGTGGTATCCTCAATGGCATTGATACCGAGAGTTATGACCCGGAAACGGATACAGCCCTGAAGCAAAATTACACGGCTGACACCATCGAAAAACGTGCTGCTAATAAGGTGGCTCTCCAGGAAGAGTTGGGCTTAGAGGTGAATGCCGATACCTTCATGATTGGTATGGTGACGCGGTTGGTGGAACAGAAGGGGATTGATTTACTGCTGCAAATCCTCGATCGCTTTATGGCCTATAGTGATTGTCAGTTTGTTCTCTTGGGAACGGGCGATCGCTACTACGAAACCCAGATGTGGCAACTCAGCACCCGCTATCCTGGACGCATGGCTAGTTATCTTCTCTATAATGACCAATTGGCCCGCCGCATCTATGCCGGAACCGATGCTTTCATGATGCCGAGTCGCTTTGAACCCTGTGGGATTAGCCAAATGTTAGCGATGCGGTATGGCTGTCTCCCCATTGTCCGCCGTACAGGGGGGTTAGTGGATACGGTTTCCCACCATGATCCCATGAAAGAGGCGGGAACTGGGTTCTGTTTTGACCGCTACGAGGCTCTCGATTTATATACCTGTTTGGCTCGCGCTTGGGAGTCGTTCCGCTATAAGAACGACTGGCGCAAGTTACAACAACGGGCGATGCGTCAAGACTTTAGTTGGCGCAAGTCGGCGGTGGCTTATGATAATCTCTATCGGGATCTCTATGGCCTGCCCCATCGGACTGATGAGGAATTGCCGAAGTTGTTTGAACAAGCGGAAGAGTTTACGACGGTTCAATAGTTACCGTATGGCGAAGGATGCCCCTAGGGATAAGTGCGTCACTAGGGGCATTTGGGTTAATGAATTGGTAAAGTTTGTCACTTTGAGAGGGTTAACCATGAATGTTAGAGCGATTATTGAGTGGGATGAAGTCTCTCAGTTATATTCGGCAACTTGTCCAGAGTTAAACTTTGTCTCGTCGTTTGGAGAAAGTCGTGACGAGGCGATCGCACAGCTTAAGGATGCGATCGCTCTCATGTTAGAGCCAATCCCAGAGGTAATCGTCTAGAACAGCAGCAAGATTTCTCGACGACTTTGCTAGACATTAACATTGGGGGAGGGCGAACGGCCGTTCACCCCTACAAGTTGCTAACTTGCGACTTGTTCCGGTGTCTCTGAGACGGCTTTGGTTTTCTCCTCAATGGAACTCATCAAGGATTCATAGGGTTGAATAAACTTGTCAATCCCTTCCTCAATCAACTCCGCCATCACCGAGTCCAGGTTAATCTGAATATCCGGGTGGTTGAGATGTTCAATCACCTGATAGGCCCCTTTCACATTTCGATGAATTGTATCCGCTTGCGGTTGACCGTGGTCGGCAAAGGCCTCTAGGGTACTGGGAGGAATGGTGTTAACCGTGTTGTCCGCCACCAGTTCCTCAACATACATGACATCGCTGTAGTCGGGGTTCTTGGTGCTGGTACTGGCCCAGAGGAGTCGTTGAGGACTGGCTCCTTTGTCGGCGAGGGCCTGCCAGCGATCGCTGCCGAAAATCTCCTCATAGGCTTGATAGGCAATCTTGGCATTGGCGATCGCCACCTTACCCTTAATAGAGTTAACCAACTCAGCATCCGCACCGGCTTCGAGGCGTTTATCCAACGCATCATCAACTTTACTATCAATGCGGCTGAGGAAGAAACTGGCCACCGAGGCGATGTTGTCCACCGGCTGTCCGTTGCGGACTCGGTTCTCTAAGCCGCGAATGTAGGCCCAGGCCGCTTGTTGGTAATCTTCCACTGCAAACAGCAGGGTGACGTTGACATTGATACCTTCGGCGATCGCCTGTTCAATGGCCGCAAACCCCTCTAGGGTTCCGGGAATCTTAATCATCACATTGGGGCGATCGACCGCGTTATTAAACCGCCGCGCCTCCGCCAAAGTGTCCTTCATATTCCGCGCCAGATGGGGTGACACCTCGATGCTGATATAACCGTCTTTCCCATTCGTCTCATCATAAATGGGGCGGAAAATATCACAGGCGTTGCGGATATCTTCAAAAATCAGGGATTCATAAATCTGTTCTGGGGATTTCTCTGCCTCAACTCCGGCTCGGATGTCGCCGTCATAGACTTGGTTGCCGATAATGGCTTTCTCAAAAATGCTGGGATTCGAGGTAATTCCCCGTAAATTCAAACTTTCAATCTGAGATTTCAGCTCACCGGATTCGATCGCAGACCGGTTGAGATTGTCCATCCAGATGCTTTGACCGTACTCGGCGAGTTTTTGCAGGTTGTCGTTACTCATAGGAGAATCTCCCTAAACGTCAAGTTAGCAGTCGCCTTGGCTTTTTGGACTACAAAAAACAGGTAACAGTTGACAAATTTTATAGTTTGTGGTAAATTATGTCGTGCTAATTTATCAAACGGAAAAGCCGACCGCCTGGGACTATTCTAACGATAACGTTTAGCATCAGCACTCTCCCAAACGATGGAGATCGGCTCAACTCCCGACCGCCAGGCAACGACGAGGATGGATATGGGAGGTGAGCCATTATGGGGGGCATCGCCTCAACCCCCAGAACAGGGGACTGAATTGCCGGGTTCGGCTAGGGGCGATCGCCCCCAGAGAGAGTTAGCTGCGACGGAAGAACTGCCAGGGGAGTCCATTCCAGAGGAAACACCCCTCTAGGTTCATCCCCGATTTGTCCCGTGCAATGCGGACAGAACCGTAGTTATCCGGGTGAATCAGGGCGACGATTTGGGGGAGTTGCAACTGCTGAAGTCCCCATTGCAAGACCGTTTTGGTGACTTCAGTGGCGAGTCCTTGCTTTTGGAAGGGTACATCAATGACATAGCCGACTTGAATGAGTCGGTTAAGTCGATGGGGGATGATCTCCCCATTGGGCCGATAGAGTTGCAAAACCTCAGGGCTACAGGAACAACGTAAGCCTGAGCGTCCAATGAATTGGCCGTCATGGGTGAAGATAGCCAGGGGACAGATGGGAGTTTCCCCTTGGCTGATGTAGTCTTGCAGAATCTCTCGCGTTTGCGATTCGGATTTCACGCCCCCCAGAAATTGCATCACCTCCGGCTTGCTGTACAGTTGGCTTAAATGGGGCAAATCGTTGTGGGTAAACGGTTTGAGGAGAGTGCGTCGAGTTTTTAGGGGAAACATCGAGGCACAGGGATTGAAGTCGTCTGGACAGGGCCGGACGGAAGATAAAGTCATGGTGGCACACCTCTAATTCAGAGCAAAATAGCGCCCCGACCCGCAACGAGCCGGAGCGAGTGGGGGGACTATTTAGAGAGTGCCTCGTGATACATCATTTCCCAGAACGCCATCGGACACATATCCTTAAGCTGTTCAGGATTGTGATACACCGCCTCTTCCAGAGCGGACCATGCTCTGTCGATGGCCTCTAAATGGCGAGGGTCATCTTGCCCGGCTGGTGGCTCGTTGAGCTGTTTGACGAGATTTCCCATCAATCGGCGGCCCAGTTTCCGGCGTACTAGCGGATTCTCTTCCCGTTGGAGGCGATCGCAAAGAGATTTCAGCTCCAGATCGGTTTGTCCCACTGGAGCGATCGCTTGATATTTGTTATTCTGTTTCATGATGAAGATTGTGTAACTTAAGCGTCCCTATCCCGGACGGCCATCTCGGATAGGGATTTGAAGACAATCTGAACGCAAGTGGTGACCGACTCTAGAAACACAATCTAGGTCGGTCATTCAACCCTAAACGACTTATTGGTTGGTGAGCGCGGCTTCCGCAATCAGGTCGCCAATTTTGCGTAGTGCTGGCTTCAGCTTGCGGCTCCAGGCACCATTCATGGTTCCAGCAGGAATCTGGAAATGCTCAGCTAGGAGCGCATTAGTCCATTTTTCACCGCGAGAGGCGCGATCGTAAATCTCTAGCAAGACCTCCTGGACTGTGACCTGTGTGGTAGCCGTGCGACAAACCCAAGTCCCACTTAACTCACCGGTGGGATCGGTTTCCAAGATGTCACGGACTTTTTGGAGGTCAGGGGTTTCTGCTTCAGGCTGTGGGAGGAGGTCACAGTTTAGAGTTTGGGAATCACCGAAACCCCGAACTCGTCGAGATTCACGTTTCCAGATATCTTTGTAAGCGCCTTTACAGCGCATATTCCAAAGCGTTATCGGGCTGGCATTCCCTTGGTCCGGATCATACGCCTGACCGCCGCGCACATCTCCCTTGAGCTTCCGTTCAATGTAGTCCCAGGCAATGTCGGCGGCTTGGATATACCGGGGGTCATGTCGATAATGGGGTGGCTCTCCTGGCCAATAGCAGCGTTGGGGAGCCGACAGCATCACCGTCATGATCTTGCGATGGAGACCTCGACGTTGTTTGGCGGATGAGGCTTGTCGAAGCTGCCGGCCCAAACATTTCAGCTCCTCATGGAGTGCAACATTCGGATTCCCTTCTTGCTTCGAACGCTTGGACAGGGTTGTCACTCCCAGATGGGTTGGTCCCACTGGAGTGTAATCTTGGTTATTCTGTTTCATGATGAAGATTTGGTAACTTAAGCGTCCCTACCACCAGCGGCCATCTGGCATAGATAGGGATGTCAGACAATCTGAACGCAATGTGATTGGGCTCAGACCATGGGTTTTGGCCCGATTCGGTTTGATGAATACAAGACATTATAAATTTTGAGTCCCCTAAGTGTCAAGAGTTTGCGTATTCTAAATGCAATTTTGCGTACTATGATCCAAATAAAGCGGCTTCTAACACCGACAAATGTGCTATTGTCTTCCTAGAGCCGTACCATGATGGTCTAGTCGTCACCCATGAACGCCCAAACCTTCCAACAGCACTTACAGGCGCTAAAAGCAGAAAGCCCAAAGACATACGAGCTTTTAAGAGAGTTTCTGCGTAATGGCGGCAATTGGAAGCAAACGGCTGAGACTCGGGGCATTAAGGAGGGGACAGCTCGTAAGCACATCTCTAATGTCTACGCAAAGTTCGAGATTGGGGGTCAGAGACAGAAAAAAACGCTTTTAGTGGCATTGTTTAGCCAGTACCAACCCGATTGGGTCAACTCCGAGCAGCGCCTAAACCGAGTTGAGCGACTCACTGGCATCGTCCCCCTGAACTCTCCCTTCTATATTGAGCGTAGTGAGGATGAGATCATCAAACAGGCATTCCGCAGTTGCCAAAATGATGAGCGTCTTGTCTTCTGTCGCCTCCGCAGCGCCCGAGGTTTGGGTAAGTCCTCCTTGTTGGTGAGACTGCAAAATTTCCTGGAACAAGAGTTACATCATCACGTCGGCTGGGTAGATTTGGCAGAAGGAACCTTGGGAAATCTGGATGACTTCCCCAATCTGATCAAGTTCTTTACCCGTAGTGTGGCCCGAGAGTTCGCCCCCGCGTTACCCCCTCAGCATCAACTCGACGCTTTACAAGACCATTGGCGAGAAGAGTTGGCTCCGGGAGTTAACTGCATGGACTACCTAGAGCAACAGGTCTTTAAGCCAATCAAAACTTTAACCCCCTCTCAACCCTTGACCCTCATCATTGATGGCATTGACTCTCTCCTAGGTCAGCGAAACGTTCAGGGACCCTTTTTAGATTGGCTGCGATCCTGGAATGAGCGCAAAATGAAACGGGTGAGTCAGGACCCGGTGGTCTGGTCTAATGTGGTGATTGCCTATTCCACAGACCCCTATGCCGCCTATGAGATGGCAGGATCTCCTCTCGATAATGTGGGCCTACCCATTGAACTGACGGAGTTTAATCAATCACAAGTTCAGAAGTTAATAAAACTGTATGGTTTGCCCTGGCATAACGATGAGAAGCAAGTGAAACTCCTGATGGATTGGATTGGCGGTCATCCTGAACTCCTCAATCGATCGCTCTATGCCATGCGGATAGAGAATCGGTCTTTGGAGGATTTTCTCGAATCAGCGACCCAGCCTGGGAGTGAATTTAATACGTATCTGCAAGAGTATTTGATGTTGCTCCAAGAGCACCCTTCTCTCAAATCTTGCTTTATTAACATCCTCAGGGGTAAACCCGCTCAAGATGAGTTTGCTATTTTTCAACTCGACAAGTGTGGCTTGATTGATGTCGATAGCAGCGACAATAAACCCCGACCTCGATTTAAATTATATGAAAAGTATTTTAAACGTGCTCTTGCGGCTGATACGGAGAGTTAGGATGAACTATAAGGAGCTTATGGATACTTACTATCAAGGCATTCACGGTGGAACCCTACCTCTGGAGGCGGCCACCTATGTTAAGCGAGAGTCCGATGAGGAGTTATATAACTTTTGTCATTCTCGCTCCAATGTAGCTCATGTCCTAGCGGCGCGACAGATGGGAAAGTCCAGTCTTATGGTGCGGGTCGCCAGCCGTCTGGAGCAGGATGGCATGATTGCGGTTCAGGTCAATCTCCAGCAGTTAGGTTTAGAGCAAAATGGCAGTCCTGAGCAGCTCTATCCCAGCTTGCTTTGGGAGATTGAAAAGTCCTTGCAACCCCATCTAGGACGCTCAATTCGACAGGACCTGAAAGCGTTTCTAGCTGAAGTTCCTATGGAAGTTGCTCCAGGACTAAGATTTCGCGAGGGGTTACAGTTTTTATTGACTGAAGCCGTAGAAGAGTTTCAAACCCTGGTGATTTTCCTGGATGAGATTCAACAACTCATCTATTGGAAGTTGCAAAATAGCTTTCTCGGCTTCCTGAAGGCGATCGCCGGTGACCCCATCTTTGCACAAGTGAAGTTTGTCGTCTTGGGGGTGGCCCGTCCCCCAGATATCCTCACGGACAGTCAATTTGCCTTCAATGCGGCTTATCCTGTGGAACTGAAGGGGTTAAGTGGCGACTGTTCTCCTCTGCTGAAGGGGTTACAGAATGTCAGTGAACACCCTGACGCCGTCCTACAAGAAATTTTAAGTTGGACTGGGGGAAAACCATTTCTGACTCAGTTACTCTGTGATTTCGCCGCCCAGGAACTCCGGAATGTCCAGCCAGACGAGCTTCCAGGCAAAATTGAACATTTAGTCAACACTCATTTAGTGGAGGATTGGCGGAAACGCGATCGCCAATCTCACTTCCAAGAAATTGAACGCTGGTTTAAGAATGGCTACACTGGGGTGCAAGACCGCCAAAAAACCCTTAAACTATACTCAGGCCTGCTCAAGCGGCGCAAGCCAGAGCCGTTTAGTCACTGTCCCGAAGATTTTAGCCTCATCGTCTCTGGTTTGGCGGAAAAACGGGATGGGATGTTGGTGGTTGCCAACCGAATTTACGAACAGGTCTTCGATTCGGACTGGATCGAAACGACTCAAGCTTATCTTAAAAACCTGGAGGGGGATTTTATGCCGAGTGCTAAAGTTTTAAACCGTGATGTTTATATCCTGATTGACCAAAGTGCCACGATGGACAAAGTCGATCCAGGAAAGTCGGCTAGTCGCTGGGATCTCCTAGCAGAAAATGTGCAAGGGGATGTCAGGAACTTGATGCGCGATCGCAATGGTCGCAAAGTCTGTGATGCCATAACTTTGTATCTGTTTAGCCGCGACCGCCAAGGCAGGAAATTCGAGATTGATGCCAATTCAGACCTGAAGGCAACTGTATTTGATGAAAACTTTCCGGATGCGAATACCTTTATTTCTAAAACACTGGAAGCCTGCCTCCAAGACTGGAAGCAAAAACCCAAAACAGAAGCCAATAATAA harbors:
- a CDS encoding AAA-like domain-containing protein translates to MNAQTFQQHLQALKAESPKTYELLREFLRNGGNWKQTAETRGIKEGTARKHISNVYAKFEIGGQRQKKTLLVALFSQYQPDWVNSEQRLNRVERLTGIVPLNSPFYIERSEDEIIKQAFRSCQNDERLVFCRLRSARGLGKSSLLVRLQNFLEQELHHHVGWVDLAEGTLGNLDDFPNLIKFFTRSVAREFAPALPPQHQLDALQDHWREELAPGVNCMDYLEQQVFKPIKTLTPSQPLTLIIDGIDSLLGQRNVQGPFLDWLRSWNERKMKRVSQDPVVWSNVVIAYSTDPYAAYEMAGSPLDNVGLPIELTEFNQSQVQKLIKLYGLPWHNDEKQVKLLMDWIGGHPELLNRSLYAMRIENRSLEDFLESATQPGSEFNTYLQEYLMLLQEHPSLKSCFINILRGKPAQDEFAIFQLDKCGLIDVDSSDNKPRPRFKLYEKYFKRALAADTES
- a CDS encoding AAA-like domain-containing protein, producing the protein MDTYYQGIHGGTLPLEAATYVKRESDEELYNFCHSRSNVAHVLAARQMGKSSLMVRVASRLEQDGMIAVQVNLQQLGLEQNGSPEQLYPSLLWEIEKSLQPHLGRSIRQDLKAFLAEVPMEVAPGLRFREGLQFLLTEAVEEFQTLVIFLDEIQQLIYWKLQNSFLGFLKAIAGDPIFAQVKFVVLGVARPPDILTDSQFAFNAAYPVELKGLSGDCSPLLKGLQNVSEHPDAVLQEILSWTGGKPFLTQLLCDFAAQELRNVQPDELPGKIEHLVNTHLVEDWRKRDRQSHFQEIERWFKNGYTGVQDRQKTLKLYSGLLKRRKPEPFSHCPEDFSLIVSGLAEKRDGMLVVANRIYEQVFDSDWIETTQAYLKNLEGDFMPSAKVLNRDVYILIDQSATMDKVDPGKSASRWDLLAENVQGDVRNLMRDRNGRKVCDAITLYLFSRDRQGRKFEIDANSDLKATVFDENFPDANTFISKTLEACLQDWKQKPKTEANNNGAFILIYTDGMLDDRPNFEKQIRRISEELEDSGYLKIFMIGVGDDVKSNIQPFLNLDFNLSQNKNNVFVFDLVDEIEDIFELLDRQLSQDPAEAVPEWVKRDHPDWYQQYQEFQRNKS